A single window of Vigna unguiculata cultivar IT97K-499-35 chromosome 1, ASM411807v1, whole genome shotgun sequence DNA harbors:
- the LOC114178975 gene encoding cystinosin homolog isoform X2, which translates to MAAWNSVPLHVSYEVLGWFAFASWSISFYPQVILNFRRKSVVGLNFDFVLLNLTKHSSYLIYNASLYISSTVQKQYRDKYGQKEMIPVAANDVAFSVHAVLLTAINLFQIALYDRGSQKVSKIAYGILLVTWTSAAVCFFVALHNHHWLWLISIFSDIQVCMTVIKYIPQAVMNFMRKSTDGWSIVNILLDFSGSVANYVQMSMQSIDQRVYFL; encoded by the exons ATGGCTGCTTGGAATTCAGTTCCACTCCATGTCTCCTATGAAGTTCTGGGTTGGTTTGCTTTTGCTTCCTGGTCTATCAGTTTCTACCCGCAAGTCATCTTGAACTTTCGCAGAAAAAG TGTGGTGGGCTTGAACTTTGATTTCGTGTTGCTGAATTTGACGAAACACTCTTCCTATCTCATATACAATGCATCTCTGTACATCAGCTCTACTGTTCAGAAACAGTACAGAGACAAATATGGTCAGAAAGAG ATGATACCTGTGGCAGCAAATGATGTTGCTTTTTCAGTCCATGCTGTTTTGCTGACAGCAATTAACTTGTTCCAGATTGCACTATATGAT CGGGGAAGTCAGAAAGTCTCTAAAATCGCATATGGAATTCTCCTTGTTACATGGACCTCGGCAGCAGTCTGTTTCTTTGTAGCATTGCATAATCATCACTGGCTCTGGCTAATCTCAATCTTCTC TGACATTCAAGTTTGTATGACGGTTATAAAATACATTCCCCAG GCTGTGATGAACTTTATGAGAAAAAGTACAGACGGCTGGAGCATTGTTAACATTCTACTTGACTTTTCTGGCTCCGTAGCTAACTATGTGCAAATGTCTATGCAATCAATCGATCAAC GTGTCTATTTTCTTTGA
- the LOC114178975 gene encoding cystinosin homolog isoform X1, producing MAAWNSVPLHVSYEVLGWFAFASWSISFYPQVILNFRRKSVVGLNFDFVLLNLTKHSSYLIYNASLYISSTVQKQYRDKYGQKEMIPVAANDVAFSVHAVLLTAINLFQIALYDRGSQKVSKIAYGILLVTWTSAAVCFFVALHNHHWLWLISIFSDIQVCMTVIKYIPQAVMNFMRKSTDGWSIVNILLDFSGSVANYVQMSMQSIDQHSWVNFYGNIGKLLLSLVSIFFDILFMCQHYLLYPVKKRKLEASPEHDNAKSSDRPCENI from the exons ATGGCTGCTTGGAATTCAGTTCCACTCCATGTCTCCTATGAAGTTCTGGGTTGGTTTGCTTTTGCTTCCTGGTCTATCAGTTTCTACCCGCAAGTCATCTTGAACTTTCGCAGAAAAAG TGTGGTGGGCTTGAACTTTGATTTCGTGTTGCTGAATTTGACGAAACACTCTTCCTATCTCATATACAATGCATCTCTGTACATCAGCTCTACTGTTCAGAAACAGTACAGAGACAAATATGGTCAGAAAGAG ATGATACCTGTGGCAGCAAATGATGTTGCTTTTTCAGTCCATGCTGTTTTGCTGACAGCAATTAACTTGTTCCAGATTGCACTATATGAT CGGGGAAGTCAGAAAGTCTCTAAAATCGCATATGGAATTCTCCTTGTTACATGGACCTCGGCAGCAGTCTGTTTCTTTGTAGCATTGCATAATCATCACTGGCTCTGGCTAATCTCAATCTTCTC TGACATTCAAGTTTGTATGACGGTTATAAAATACATTCCCCAG GCTGTGATGAACTTTATGAGAAAAAGTACAGACGGCTGGAGCATTGTTAACATTCTACTTGACTTTTCTGGCTCCGTAGCTAACTATGTGCAAATGTCTATGCAATCAATCGATCAAC ATTCTTGGGTGAACTTCTATGGAAATATAGGGAAACTGCTGCTATCCCTG GTGTCTATTTTCTTTGACATCCTCTTCATGTGTCAACATTATCTGTTATATCCTGTGAAGAAACGCAAATTAGAGGCATCCCCTGAACATGATAATGCCAAGTCTTCTGATAGACCATGCGAGAATATCTAA